A single region of the Chloroflexota bacterium genome encodes:
- a CDS encoding ParA family protein has product MATKIITIANQKGGVGKTTTVINLAHGLTLNGKSVLVIDLDPQGHCARSLGVKSEGGANYLLSMGLGQAETEFIKQQVRNTNRKNLWLIPGDVSTNHAQTTINSASYPVSWIRETLERFTGNGLDYIILDTAPSVGGIQERALWAADLLVIPTSAEFLGTDGVRNISQMLVKLQKNLGWRGSLLGVLPTMFMERIREQSASLGDLEQAFPGKVLMPIHRAATLSECPGMAQTIFEKDPTSRAAEEYGAFVKEVLRY; this is encoded by the coding sequence ATGGCAACGAAAATTATCACAATCGCCAATCAAAAAGGCGGCGTAGGCAAAACCACCACGGTTATCAACTTGGCGCATGGTCTGACGCTGAACGGTAAAAGCGTACTGGTAATCGACCTTGACCCGCAAGGGCATTGCGCCCGGTCGCTGGGTGTGAAATCCGAGGGTGGCGCAAACTACCTGCTTTCGATGGGCCTGGGGCAAGCCGAGACCGAATTCATCAAACAACAGGTTCGTAACACCAACCGTAAAAATCTCTGGCTCATTCCGGGCGATGTGAGCACCAATCACGCCCAGACAACGATCAATTCCGCCAGCTATCCGGTTTCGTGGATACGGGAAACTCTGGAACGCTTCACCGGCAATGGGTTGGACTATATCATCCTGGACACGGCTCCCAGCGTTGGCGGTATTCAGGAGCGGGCATTGTGGGCCGCTGACCTGCTGGTGATCCCGACTTCGGCTGAGTTTTTAGGAACAGATGGCGTGCGGAATATTTCCCAAATGTTGGTCAAGCTGCAAAAAAATCTGGGATGGCGAGGCTCTTTGCTGGGTGTGCTGCCCACAATGTTCATGGAGCGCATTCGGGAACAGTCGGCCTCCCTGGGCGACCTGGAGCAGGCTTTTCCTGGAAAGGTTCTGATGCCGATCCACCGGGCGGCTACGCTGAGCGAATGTCCGGGGATGGCCCAGACCATCTTTGAGAAAGACCCGACTTCACGCGCCGCTGAGGAGTACGGTGCATTTGTGAAGGAAGTTTTACGGTATTAG
- a CDS encoding helix-turn-helix domain-containing protein: MTQHDVLKPSEAAEYLRIGQSTIYKLLTNGDLPARKIGGSWRISRTILDEWLRESAVTNPVPQIGQAVAIAAGQTAADE, from the coding sequence ATGACACAACACGATGTACTCAAACCCTCTGAAGCCGCCGAATACCTGCGTATCGGCCAATCCACCATTTACAAACTGTTGACGAATGGGGATTTGCCCGCCCGGAAGATTGGCGGCAGCTGGCGTATCTCGCGCACCATTCTTGACGAATGGCTGCGAGAAAGCGCCGTGACAAACCCGGTGCCGCAGATCGGCCAAGCTGTCGCGATTGCAGCAGGACAAACGGCTGCCGATGAATAA
- a CDS encoding ATP-binding protein: MFSFRKHASCMYPCPCGYAGDSIKECTCSNQIITRYQKRISGPMLDRIDIHIEVPRVEYEKLSDDRLGEDSATIQARVEAAREHQRVRFNESTGGILCNADMRPADLRLYCQLDAAGSALLKTAMQQLQLSARAYHRVLKLARTIADLAGEANIQTTNLAEALQYRMKFTGEKRCPIMVLQI, translated from the coding sequence ATGTTTTCCTTTAGAAAACATGCCAGTTGTATGTATCCCTGTCCGTGCGGCTACGCGGGCGATTCCATCAAAGAGTGTACCTGCTCGAACCAGATCATCACCCGTTACCAGAAGCGCATCTCCGGGCCGATGCTCGACCGCATTGACATCCACATCGAGGTGCCGCGTGTCGAGTACGAAAAACTCAGCGACGATCGTCTGGGGGAAGATTCGGCGACGATCCAGGCGCGTGTAGAGGCAGCGCGGGAACACCAAAGGGTGCGATTCAACGAGTCGACGGGGGGGATTTTGTGTAACGCAGATATGCGCCCGGCGGATTTGCGCCTGTATTGCCAACTCGACGCGGCAGGCAGCGCGCTGCTGAAAACGGCCATGCAGCAATTACAGCTTTCGGCGCGCGCGTATCATCGCGTACTCAAGCTGGCGCGCACGATTGCTGATCTGGCCGGGGAAGCGAATATCCAGACTACAAATTTGGCCGAGGCGCTGCAATACCGCATGAAGTTTACCGGCGAAAAGCGATGCCCGATCATGGTGCTGCAAATTTAG
- a CDS encoding ornithine--oxo-acid transaminase, with amino-acid sequence MKTQDYIDLENQYGANNYAPLDVVLTKGDGAWVEDVEGKRYLDCLSAYSAVNQGHCHPKIMATMQEQMEKLTLTSRAFRNDQLGFFYKELCELTNSHKVLPMNSGAEAVESAIKVVRKWGYTVKGVPEDKAEIIVCDENFHGRTIAIVGFSSDPDSRNGFGPFPAGFVKVPFGDAQALRNAITPNTVAFMVEPIQGEAGVNIPPDGYLKEVREICTENNVMLILDEIQTGLGRTGKLLAEEHEGIEADLTLIGKALSGGFYPVSAVLSNSEVMDVLNPGEHGSTFGGNPLAAAVARTSLKVLVEENLVENAAKMGERFLDGLKTIENEHIKEIRGRGLMIAVEFEPEAGGAKPFVKALAKKGLLCKETHTHTIRFAPPLVITQDEVDWAVNTIKEVLE; translated from the coding sequence ATGAAAACGCAAGATTATATCGATCTCGAAAATCAGTACGGCGCAAACAACTACGCCCCCCTCGATGTTGTCCTGACCAAAGGCGATGGCGCTTGGGTCGAAGATGTGGAAGGCAAACGCTATCTCGACTGCCTGAGTGCCTACTCTGCCGTCAACCAGGGACACTGTCACCCCAAGATCATGGCGACGATGCAGGAGCAGATGGAAAAGCTGACCCTGACCTCGCGCGCCTTTCGCAATGACCAGTTAGGGTTCTTCTACAAAGAACTCTGCGAACTGACTAATTCCCACAAAGTCCTGCCGATGAACAGCGGCGCGGAAGCGGTTGAGAGCGCTATCAAAGTTGTGCGCAAGTGGGGCTACACGGTCAAGGGTGTGCCGGAAGACAAAGCCGAAATTATTGTTTGTGATGAGAACTTCCATGGGCGTACCATCGCCATCGTCGGTTTTAGCTCCGACCCCGATTCTCGCAATGGCTTTGGGCCTTTCCCGGCGGGCTTTGTGAAAGTGCCTTTTGGCGATGCCCAAGCCTTGCGCAATGCCATCACGCCCAATACCGTCGCCTTTATGGTCGAACCCATTCAGGGCGAAGCGGGTGTCAACATCCCGCCCGATGGCTACTTAAAGGAAGTCCGCGAAATTTGTACTGAAAACAATGTTATGCTCATCCTCGACGAGATCCAAACCGGCTTGGGGCGCACGGGCAAACTGCTCGCCGAAGAGCATGAAGGCATCGAAGCCGACCTGACCTTGATCGGCAAAGCCCTCTCCGGCGGTTTTTACCCCGTCTCTGCCGTTCTCTCCAACTCTGAAGTGATGGACGTGCTCAACCCCGGCGAACACGGCTCCACCTTTGGCGGCAATCCGCTCGCCGCGGCGGTAGCGCGCACCTCGCTCAAGGTTTTGGTCGAAGAGAATTTGGTCGAGAACGCCGCGAAGATGGGGGAACGTTTCCTCGACGGTTTGAAAACCATTGAAAATGAACACATCAAGGAAATTCGCGGACGCGGGCTGATGATCGCTGTCGAGTTCGAGCCGGAAGCGGGCGGCGCGAAGCCGTTCGTCAAAGCCCTCGCAAAAAAGGGCTTGCTCTGCAAAGAAACCCACACTCACACCATCCGCTTCGCTCCGCCGCTCGTCATCACGCAAGATGAAGTTGATTGGGCTGTGAATACGATCAAGGAAGTTTTGGAATAA
- a CDS encoding DUF917 domain-containing protein, with amino-acid sequence MSHKEAQKTVLRTIEDCEDLLEGAVWLGTGGGGSYQEGIELLAEVINEGRTIEWINAENIPDDAWTFTIGLHGSIAPMSAEALDEISAQNLVEVDDEWYLVKAAKELGNALGREFGCVVPAELGPDSVAIPLAVGARLGISVVDGDYIGRAVPEELQSTYCLYGKQSNLFAGVDMWGNSVFVKHAVSTYMLERMAKMLALASYGNIAVATTPLIASEMKDIVVRGTLTRCLQIGKSLREAREKGVDPIDATLETAQAWRLFDGTVSALETEDRGGYYYGTVEITGKGKNAGDTLKVWFKNENHISWLNDKPWITSPDLITFLYTDGGKGIYNSNLQMGDEITVIGNKGVEAFRSEYGLSLGGPEHFGFDMDYTPIEELVSML; translated from the coding sequence ATGTCTCACAAAGAAGCACAAAAAACTGTTTTGCGCACCATCGAAGATTGCGAAGACCTGCTCGAAGGTGCCGTATGGCTCGGTACGGGCGGCGGTGGCAGCTATCAGGAGGGCATTGAGCTTCTTGCCGAAGTCATCAACGAAGGACGAACCATAGAATGGATTAATGCCGAGAACATCCCTGACGATGCGTGGACATTCACCATCGGCTTGCATGGCTCAATTGCGCCGATGTCTGCGGAAGCTTTGGATGAGATTAGCGCCCAAAATCTGGTCGAAGTGGATGATGAATGGTATCTGGTCAAAGCTGCCAAGGAACTCGGGAACGCTCTTGGACGTGAGTTTGGTTGCGTGGTCCCGGCAGAATTGGGACCCGATAGTGTTGCTATTCCCCTCGCCGTTGGCGCTCGGCTGGGTATCTCGGTCGTAGATGGCGACTATATCGGGCGCGCCGTCCCCGAAGAGTTACAATCCACCTACTGTCTGTATGGAAAACAGAGCAATCTTTTTGCGGGTGTAGATATGTGGGGCAACAGTGTTTTCGTCAAACATGCTGTCAGCACTTACATGCTTGAACGGATGGCAAAAATGCTCGCCCTCGCTTCCTACGGCAATATCGCAGTCGCTACAACCCCCTTGATCGCCTCCGAAATGAAAGATATCGTCGTGCGTGGCACACTAACTCGTTGCTTGCAGATCGGGAAATCTTTGCGGGAAGCCCGCGAAAAAGGTGTTGATCCAATCGATGCTACGCTCGAAACCGCACAAGCCTGGCGGCTGTTTGACGGTACAGTTTCTGCCCTTGAGACAGAAGACCGGGGCGGCTATTACTACGGAACTGTCGAGATCACTGGCAAGGGGAAGAATGCAGGCGACACCTTGAAGGTTTGGTTCAAAAACGAAAACCATATCAGTTGGCTGAATGATAAACCCTGGATCACCAGCCCTGATTTGATTACATTCCTTTATACCGATGGGGGGAAAGGAATCTACAATTCCAATTTACAGATGGGCGATGAAATCACCGTCATTGGCAATAAAGGCGTCGAAGCCTTTCGCTCGGAGTATGGTCTCTCTTTGGGAGGTCCAGAACATTTTGGATTTGATATGGATTACACGCCAATAGAAGAGCTTGTTTCAATGTTGTGA
- a CDS encoding ATP-binding cassette domain-containing protein, with translation MGRAPMSNPSSLLEVKNLSKVFVSRQGWLRPQEIRVHALNGVSLNIPEQSTLGVVGESGCGKTTLGRAILWLTPPTAGQVFFDGQDTATADKKTIKRLYHETQMVFQNPYTSFDPRFTVLQCVAEPLVTHTKLRGDPLRKRVRELLEQVGMPGNILNRYAHEFSGGQLQRIAVARALATNPRFIVLDEPTSALDVSVQAQILNLLQALQRELKLTYLFISHDLSVVQHISDQVAVMYLGKVVEINDAKTIFSGGAKHPYTQALLSAMPTVAKERQREQIILQGSVPNSANPPSGCAFHPRCPVAQPVCSQSEPPVKDSVACHLV, from the coding sequence ATGGGGAGGGCGCCAATGTCTAATCCGTCTTCATTGCTTGAAGTTAAAAACCTCAGCAAGGTTTTCGTCTCGCGTCAGGGTTGGCTGCGTCCGCAAGAAATCAGGGTTCATGCGCTAAATGGTGTTAGCCTGAATATTCCCGAACAAAGCACTTTGGGAGTTGTTGGCGAATCGGGCTGTGGCAAAACCACGCTCGGACGAGCGATCTTGTGGCTGACGCCGCCTACTGCTGGTCAGGTTTTCTTTGATGGGCAGGATACGGCTACTGCGGATAAAAAGACCATAAAGCGTCTTTATCATGAGACGCAGATGGTTTTCCAGAACCCGTATACATCTTTTGACCCGCGTTTTACCGTTTTGCAATGCGTGGCGGAACCGCTGGTCACGCACACCAAGCTGCGAGGCGATCCCCTCCGCAAACGGGTGCGGGAACTTTTGGAACAGGTCGGGATGCCTGGCAATATCCTGAATCGCTACGCACACGAGTTTAGCGGGGGACAATTACAGCGAATCGCTGTCGCTCGTGCGCTGGCGACTAACCCGCGCTTCATCGTCCTCGATGAGCCAACCTCGGCGCTGGATGTCTCCGTGCAGGCGCAAATTCTCAATCTGCTTCAGGCTTTGCAGCGCGAACTAAAACTAACCTATCTCTTCATCTCCCACGATCTGAGCGTTGTCCAGCATATCAGCGATCAGGTGGCGGTCATGTATCTGGGCAAAGTCGTCGAGATTAACGATGCCAAAACCATTTTCAGTGGCGGGGCGAAACATCCCTACACTCAGGCGTTGCTCAGCGCCATGCCAACGGTTGCCAAAGAAAGGCAGCGCGAGCAAATCATCCTGCAAGGCAGTGTTCCGAATTCGGCTAATCCGCCATCGGGTTGTGCTTTTCATCCGCGCTGTCCTGTTGCGCAACCCGTATGCAGCCAAAGCGAACCGCCCGTGAAAGATTCTGTTGCCTGTCATCTTGTCTAA
- a CDS encoding ABC transporter ATP-binding protein, which produces MTDTILQVDDLHIRFETYAGTVHAVNGISFEIQRGEMFGLVGESGCGKSVTGMALMNAIPSPGKIENGRVLFNGEDILQKNEAQMQSLRGGRIAMIFQDPTASLNPVFTIGNQILRQVRQHSARSRKEAEEHAFDFFERVGLPDPKRIFSAYPHELSGGMKQRVMIAMGLASGAEFLIADEPTTALDVTIQAQILALLAELREKENLSILLITHDLGVVAETCERVAVAYAGRVVETGQVDSVLYAPKHPYTRGLLAALPDSVQHGQPLQMIKGAVPDGLRPIAGCPFHPRCSDAMEICSIKEPAQVQMEDDGHIVACHLYGEGANV; this is translated from the coding sequence ATGACTGACACGATCCTGCAAGTTGACGATTTGCACATCCGCTTTGAAACTTACGCCGGAACCGTCCACGCGGTAAACGGGATCTCGTTCGAGATACAGAGGGGCGAGATGTTTGGCTTGGTCGGCGAATCCGGCTGCGGTAAGTCGGTGACTGGGATGGCGCTCATGAACGCTATCCCCTCGCCAGGTAAAATTGAAAACGGACGTGTGCTTTTTAATGGGGAAGATATTCTCCAGAAAAATGAAGCCCAGATGCAATCGCTGCGCGGCGGTCGGATTGCGATGATTTTTCAGGATCCAACTGCCTCGCTGAATCCTGTGTTTACGATCGGCAACCAAATTCTTCGTCAGGTGCGCCAACACAGCGCCCGGAGCAGGAAGGAAGCCGAGGAACACGCATTCGACTTTTTTGAGCGGGTCGGTTTACCTGATCCAAAAAGAATATTTAGCGCATACCCGCACGAACTCAGCGGCGGCATGAAACAGCGGGTGATGATTGCCATGGGGCTGGCATCCGGCGCAGAATTTTTGATCGCCGACGAGCCAACCACCGCTTTGGATGTGACCATTCAGGCGCAAATTTTGGCTCTGCTGGCGGAGTTGCGCGAAAAAGAGAATTTATCTATCTTGTTGATAACACACGACTTGGGCGTGGTTGCCGAAACTTGTGAGCGAGTGGCGGTCGCGTATGCTGGCAGAGTGGTGGAAACGGGGCAGGTGGACAGCGTGCTTTATGCGCCCAAGCACCCCTACACACGGGGGTTGTTGGCGGCTTTGCCCGATTCGGTTCAGCATGGTCAGCCTCTGCAAATGATCAAAGGCGCCGTGCCTGATGGCTTGCGCCCTATCGCTGGCTGTCCGTTTCATCCCCGTTGTAGCGATGCGATGGAGATTTGCAGTATCAAGGAACCTGCACAAGTTCAAATGGAAGATGATGGGCATATTGTCGCCTGTCATTTGTATGGGGAGGGCGCCAATGTCTAA
- a CDS encoding ABC transporter permease codes for MWRAFRSDPLAVLSLVILLIFIFGAIFAPFLTPYAAQGQGDPNILEKFNPPSKAHLLGTDYLGRDVLARIFYGGRSSLSIGFLVVFVAVLIGVPLGAIAGFYGGWIDNLLMRITDIFLAFPPLLLAIALAAALGPSFTNTMIAISFTWWPWYARLVRAQTISLKERSFIEAARSIGVPSWKIILTHVLPNVMTPVMVQATMDLGSAILVGASISFIGLGVQPPTADWGTMISVGRIYFLERPWYAGSAGAAIFLVVLAFNLLGDALRDAADPRTRRSVSAGR; via the coding sequence ATGTGGCGCGCCTTTCGGAGCGATCCGCTGGCCGTGTTGAGTTTGGTTATTCTGTTGATCTTTATTTTTGGTGCGATCTTCGCACCTTTCCTGACTCCCTACGCCGCACAGGGGCAGGGCGATCCGAACATCCTTGAAAAATTCAACCCGCCCAGCAAAGCCCACCTTTTGGGAACAGATTATCTGGGCAGGGATGTTTTAGCCCGCATCTTTTATGGCGGCAGAAGCTCCCTTTCGATTGGCTTTTTGGTCGTCTTTGTTGCGGTGCTGATCGGCGTTCCGCTGGGGGCGATAGCAGGCTTTTACGGTGGCTGGATCGACAATTTGCTGATGCGTATCACAGATATTTTCCTCGCCTTTCCACCACTCTTGCTCGCCATCGCTCTTGCGGCTGCGCTGGGTCCCAGCTTCACCAATACGATGATCGCCATCTCCTTCACTTGGTGGCCCTGGTATGCTCGCCTTGTTCGCGCCCAAACCATCTCACTGAAAGAACGCAGCTTCATCGAGGCAGCCCGTAGCATCGGCGTTCCCAGTTGGAAAATCATTCTCACGCACGTTTTACCTAACGTGATGACGCCCGTGATGGTGCAAGCTACGATGGATCTCGGCTCGGCAATTCTGGTCGGAGCATCAATCAGTTTTATCGGGCTGGGGGTGCAACCGCCCACTGCGGATTGGGGCACCATGATCAGCGTTGGCAGGATTTACTTTCTGGAGCGTCCCTGGTACGCTGGCTCGGCGGGCGCGGCAATCTTCCTCGTCGTTTTGGCTTTCAATTTGCTAGGGGATGCGCTTCGGGATGCCGCCGATCCGCGTACGCGCCGCTCTGTGAGTGCAGGACGATAG
- a CDS encoding ABC transporter permease — protein sequence MQRFDYILKRLVMALFVLLSVSFFTFIIARVVPSDPAAAWVGPHPTREQIEKATIELGLDKPLTTQYLRYMDGIIKGDLGTSITTRQPILTDVRTFLPATLELVIAGMLIAIVIGIPLGVFSGAYRGSWLDHLTRLVSIAGVSMPAFLFGLLLQLLFFRYLGLLPLGARISTEVSLFNPIETITGIYLLDSALTGNWVAFQDALKHIILPAVALATYPVGLAIRMTRSTIIEVLSEKYIMAAKVSGIRQRTIFFVLALKNAIVPTLNALGLAFVYSLTGAILIEIIFSWPGLGTYITNAVLSVDFPVIVSVTLVMTVFYILINLLLDIIQAIIDPRVTLQ from the coding sequence ATGCAACGCTTCGACTACATCCTGAAACGACTGGTGATGGCGCTCTTCGTGCTATTGAGCGTTTCCTTTTTTACCTTCATCATTGCACGGGTTGTGCCGTCTGACCCAGCCGCCGCCTGGGTTGGTCCCCATCCAACCAGAGAGCAGATCGAAAAAGCCACCATCGAACTTGGTTTGGATAAGCCGCTTACTACCCAATACCTGCGCTACATGGATGGAATCATCAAAGGCGATCTGGGCACTTCGATCACCACCCGCCAACCCATTTTGACAGATGTGCGTACATTCCTGCCAGCGACCCTGGAACTCGTGATTGCTGGCATGTTGATTGCGATTGTGATTGGCATTCCACTGGGGGTCTTTTCTGGGGCATATCGGGGTAGCTGGCTCGATCATCTGACACGTCTTGTGTCAATTGCTGGCGTTTCCATGCCTGCATTCCTTTTTGGCTTATTACTTCAGCTATTATTCTTCCGTTATTTGGGTCTTTTACCGTTGGGGGCACGCATTTCGACCGAAGTCTCTTTGTTCAATCCAATAGAAACCATCACGGGCATCTATCTGCTCGATTCAGCCTTGACGGGGAATTGGGTTGCTTTCCAGGATGCGCTAAAACATATCATTTTGCCTGCCGTTGCCCTCGCGACGTACCCTGTCGGTTTGGCAATCCGCATGACCCGCTCCACGATCATCGAAGTACTCAGCGAAAAATATATTATGGCGGCGAAGGTAAGCGGCATCCGTCAGCGAACGATTTTCTTCGTGTTGGCGCTAAAGAACGCCATTGTGCCGACCCTGAACGCTCTGGGCTTGGCTTTTGTCTACTCGCTTACGGGAGCCATTTTGATCGAAATCATCTTCTCGTGGCCCGGACTGGGCACCTATATTACCAATGCCGTGCTCAGTGTCGATTTTCCCGTGATCGTTTCGGTGACCTTGGTCATGACCGTTTTTTATATCCTGATCAATCTCCTGCTGGATATTATTCAAGCAATCATTGATCCACGCGTGACGCTACAATAG
- a CDS encoding ABC transporter substrate-binding protein: protein MKKRKTILIILVLALALTACGGANTTPEAAAPEAEAEPAAAENNVFIYAHNTGFPDLNPASSFSDDLLIMANCYETLTFYNTPGSEETLSPKLATAWESDADSMVWTFTLREGVTFQDGEPFNAEAVKAAIDNTIALEAGASYIWAPVETIEVVDEYTVQFNLMWPAPLDIIAAAGYAAWIYSPKAYAEKGHEWFNEGNCAGTGPYTIQSYERGSRIVMAQNENYWGEWSDNQYQTAVFQIVEDPVVRQQMIEAGTASFTHDVPADNLATLDARDDVVVYANPAFQNLVGLFNTQKEPLNDPLVRQAISYAFPYDQFMQGVIGERGTQSHGPIPAGIWGHSDDLFQYSYDLDKAKELLTEAGYPDGGFELVYTFATGDLDEQQAGELWKAELAKLGITLELRPMTWEAQWDLGMSGSENAQDIFAIYWWPDYVSPISWLYGMYHSEEETLFNLGYYNNPEFDELIDIADAISSTDREEATAMFIEAQEILVNDAVSLFLYDMRNTHLARTDVKGYVDNPAYPHVVFVYDLHK, encoded by the coding sequence ATGAAAAAAAGAAAAACTATCCTCATCATCTTAGTGCTGGCTTTGGCGCTAACCGCCTGTGGTGGTGCAAATACCACCCCCGAAGCTGCCGCCCCGGAAGCGGAAGCAGAACCGGCTGCCGCTGAAAACAACGTCTTTATCTACGCCCACAATACCGGCTTCCCCGACCTAAACCCGGCAAGCAGCTTTTCTGATGATCTGCTCATCATGGCAAACTGCTACGAAACGCTAACTTTCTACAACACCCCCGGCAGTGAAGAAACCCTCAGCCCCAAACTGGCAACCGCTTGGGAAAGCGATGCCGATAGCATGGTCTGGACCTTTACACTGCGAGAAGGGGTCACCTTCCAGGATGGCGAGCCTTTTAATGCTGAAGCGGTAAAAGCTGCCATTGATAACACCATTGCTCTCGAAGCAGGCGCATCCTATATCTGGGCACCGGTTGAGACCATCGAAGTTGTGGATGAATACACCGTGCAGTTCAACCTGATGTGGCCCGCTCCGCTGGACATCATTGCAGCAGCAGGTTACGCAGCATGGATATATAGCCCGAAAGCTTATGCTGAAAAAGGGCATGAATGGTTCAATGAAGGCAATTGTGCTGGCACAGGTCCATACACCATTCAAAGTTACGAACGTGGTTCACGCATTGTGATGGCGCAAAACGAAAATTATTGGGGGGAGTGGTCAGATAATCAATATCAAACCGCCGTATTCCAGATCGTTGAAGACCCGGTCGTGCGCCAGCAAATGATCGAAGCGGGCACTGCGAGCTTCACCCACGATGTCCCTGCCGACAACTTGGCAACGTTAGATGCCCGTGATGACGTCGTTGTCTACGCCAATCCTGCTTTCCAAAACCTGGTTGGGCTTTTCAACACTCAAAAAGAACCCTTGAACGATCCCTTGGTGCGCCAGGCGATTTCCTACGCCTTCCCCTACGACCAATTCATGCAGGGCGTCATTGGTGAGCGCGGCACCCAATCGCACGGTCCCATCCCCGCAGGGATTTGGGGACACAGCGACGATCTCTTCCAATATAGCTATGATCTGGATAAAGCAAAAGAGTTGCTGACTGAAGCAGGCTATCCCGATGGCGGCTTTGAATTGGTCTACACTTTCGCAACGGGCGACCTCGATGAGCAGCAAGCTGGCGAATTATGGAAAGCTGAGTTAGCGAAATTGGGCATCACGCTGGAGCTGCGCCCGATGACCTGGGAAGCGCAATGGGATTTGGGCATGTCTGGTTCCGAAAACGCACAAGACATTTTTGCGATTTACTGGTGGCCCGACTACGTATCCCCGATTAGTTGGCTGTACGGTATGTATCATTCCGAAGAGGAAACGCTCTTCAATCTTGGGTACTACAACAATCCCGAGTTTGACGAGTTGATCGACATCGCAGATGCGATTTCGAGCACTGATCGTGAAGAAGCAACGGCGATGTTTATCGAAGCGCAGGAAATCCTCGTCAATGATGCGGTCTCGCTTTTCCTCTACGATATGAGAAATACACATCTCGCACGCACAGATGTCAAAGGTTATGTTGATAACCCTGCCTATCCCCATGTTGTATTCGTGTACGATCTGCACAAATAA
- a CDS encoding 4Fe-4S binding protein, which translates to MYKQEFIPTIKIDPERCDKEGLCVLACVEDIFEQKEKKAFPNIVHPEACFSCGQCLAICPSDAITHTGLEPLETFTRPSPETKLNPEHLIGFMRSRRSIRLYNQKRSVRRELIEKIIDSARYAPTGSNAQSLEHIVITDRDLMDRLAALGVDLFREKAARFEEEGALSHLDPRFARRIEADIPFYKGVVSDYEAGKDPFFYQAPVLVITHADMTITSCPTEDATIASYQMILVALSLGLGSCYVGNLYEFGNESPEIRELLDIPPDNDILMSFVLGYPAIRFRRLVGRKEAKVRWIDE; encoded by the coding sequence ATGTATAAGCAGGAATTTATCCCCACTATCAAAATCGATCCCGAACGCTGTGACAAAGAGGGGCTATGTGTTCTTGCCTGTGTAGAAGATATTTTCGAGCAAAAAGAAAAAAAAGCATTTCCCAATATCGTCCATCCCGAAGCCTGTTTTTCCTGTGGGCAGTGCTTGGCAATTTGCCCCTCCGATGCCATCACGCATACCGGGCTTGAGCCTTTGGAAACATTCACCCGCCCCAGCCCGGAAACCAAACTCAACCCTGAGCACTTGATCGGCTTCATGAGATCACGCCGCTCCATCCGCCTTTACAACCAAAAACGCAGCGTGCGCAGGGAACTGATCGAAAAAATCATCGACTCTGCCCGCTATGCGCCGACCGGCTCCAATGCCCAAAGCCTTGAGCATATTGTCATCACAGATCGGGATTTGATGGATCGGCTTGCCGCCCTTGGGGTTGATCTCTTTCGAGAAAAAGCAGCTCGCTTCGAGGAAGAGGGGGCGCTATCGCACCTGGACCCGAGGTTTGCTCGGCGTATAGAAGCGGATATCCCCTTTTACAAAGGGGTGGTCTCGGATTATGAAGCAGGCAAGGATCCCTTTTTCTATCAAGCGCCTGTTTTGGTCATCACCCACGCTGACATGACCATTACCTCCTGCCCGACGGAAGACGCCACCATCGCCTCCTACCAAATGATCTTGGTCGCCCTAAGTCTGGGATTAGGCTCTTGTTATGTTGGCAACCTCTATGAGTTCGGGAATGAATCTCCTGAAATTCGAGAACTCCTTGATATTCCCCCTGATAACGACATTTTGATGTCCTTTGTGCTGGGTTACCCCGCAATCCGCTTTCGCAGGTTGGTGGGGCGTAAAGAGGCAAAAGTTCGCTGGATTGATGAGTAA